The following is a genomic window from Streptomyces sp. NBC_01381.
TGGTGCCGTACAGCTCACCGGCCACGGCGAGCGTTCCGGTGCGGGCCGCCGCGTAGTTGGTGGTCGTGGTGAACTTCGTCGTCAGCGCCTTGAACCAGATGAGCGACGCCTTGTCACGACCAATTCCGGCCACAGGCAGGCCGTCCGAGGTGGGCGAGTTGTAGGAGACGCCGTTGATCACCTTGGCGCCGCTGCCCTCGCTCAGCAGGTAGTAGAAGTGGTTGGCGACACCGGACGAGTAGTGGACGTCGATGTTGCCGATGCCCGAGTACCAGGAGTCCTTGGACGAGCCGTCCTTGCTGGGCTTGTCCATGTAGCGCAGCGGGGTGCCGTCGCCGCGGATGTCGATCTTCTCGCCGACGAGGTAGTCGCCGACGTCCTGCGCGTTGTTGGCGTTGAACTCGACGGCCGCCGCGAAGATGTCGGAGGTCGCCTCGTTCAGGCCGCCGGACTCGCCGCTGTACGTCATGTTGCCGGTGGCCGCGGTCACGCCGTGCGTCATCTCGTGGGCCGCCACGTCGATGGACGTCAGCGGCTTGGCGTTGCCGGAACCGTCGCCGTACGTCATGCAGAAGCAGCTGTCGGACCAGAAGGCGTTGACGTAGTTGTTGCCGTAGTGGACCCGCGAGTACGCGCCGACGCCGTCCCCGCGGATGCCGGAGCGGCCGTGCACGTTCTTGTAGTAGTCCCAGGTGAGCGCGGCGCCGTAGTGGGCGTCGGCGCCCGCGGTCTCCAGGTTGGAGGCCTGGCCGTTGCCCCACACGTCGTCGGCGCCCGAGAAGAGCGTGCCGGTGCCGGAGGTGCCGCGGTTGAGGTTGTTCGTCTTGTGGCCGCCCCGGGCGGTGTCCGTCAGGGTGTAGTTGGACCCCGACTGGGCCGTTCCGAGGGTGACCTGACCGCTGTACTGGGTGTTGCCCGTGCCGTTCTCGATGCCCTGCCACTGGAAGAGCTTCTTGCCGGTGGCCGCGTCCGTGATGACGTGCAGTTCGTTCGGTGTCCCGTCGTGCTGCAGCCCGCCGACCACCGTCTCGTACGCGAGAGTCGGCTCGCCCTTGGCCATCCAGACGACCTTGCGGGGCGCCCGGTCCGCGTCGGTCTTCTTCGACCCCTCGGCCTTCGCGGCCCCGAGCGCCTGCTTCTCGGCGGTCGCCGCCTTCACGTCGGCGCTGGTGTCGATGCCCTTGAGCTGCGCCTTCGACGCCTTGGTGACGCCCTCGGTCTTCCCGGACTTCGCCTCGTCGACCACCAGGTCGCCGCCGAGTACGGGCATTCCGTCGTAGGTGCGCTCGTAGCGGGTGTGCGTCGTGCCGTCGCCGTCCTTGGTGACATCACGGACGACGAGCTTCTCCTTGGCGCCGAGGCCCAGGTCCTTGGCGGTGTCCGCCTTGGTGGCGTTGGCGTCCTTGATGAGCGCGGCCCGCTGGGCGGGGGAGAGCTTGGCCGGCAGCGAACCCGGGTCGGCCTTGCCGATCTTGGGGGCGGCCGCCGCGGTGGACGGAGTCTTGGCCGGGTCGTCGGCGGTTGCCGGGCCGGTCTGGACGGCCACCGCGATGAGCGCCGCGACGGCGGTCAGGGCACCGGCTGCGGCACCCCGTCGGGAGGAGATGGATCTGCGGGACGCGGATCTGTGGGAGGTGGATCTCAACACGGACTCCTTCTGCGTGGCCGCGGGGTGCGCGGCCAGGGAGGCCGGGCGGCGCGGTCGTGCCGTCCGGGCAGAACAAGGCAGAACGTGGAGCTGGGAATCGAACGTGGAGCTGCGAATTGAGGGGAAGAGTGGCACCAGGGCGGGCCCTTTGTCAGGGTTGCGTCAAGAGTTGGCCGGAACTGGTCCGCTGCCCGGTGGGACACGTTCGATATACGGAGCAGGCGGACAGGCCCTGGGGCTGCCCTCTTGTTCGAGGGCAGCCCCAGGCGCTGCCTCAGTTGTTCGATCCTGTACCGCCTGCCCGGCGTCGGGCGGCGGGTGGCC
Proteins encoded in this region:
- a CDS encoding M4 family metallopeptidase, which produces MLRSTSHRSASRRSISSRRGAAAGALTAVAALIAVAVQTGPATADDPAKTPSTAAAAPKIGKADPGSLPAKLSPAQRAALIKDANATKADTAKDLGLGAKEKLVVRDVTKDGDGTTHTRYERTYDGMPVLGGDLVVDEAKSGKTEGVTKASKAQLKGIDTSADVKAATAEKQALGAAKAEGSKKTDADRAPRKVVWMAKGEPTLAYETVVGGLQHDGTPNELHVITDAATGKKLFQWQGIENGTGNTQYSGQVTLGTAQSGSNYTLTDTARGGHKTNNLNRGTSGTGTLFSGADDVWGNGQASNLETAGADAHYGAALTWDYYKNVHGRSGIRGDGVGAYSRVHYGNNYVNAFWSDSCFCMTYGDGSGNAKPLTSIDVAAHEMTHGVTAATGNMTYSGESGGLNEATSDIFAAAVEFNANNAQDVGDYLVGEKIDIRGDGTPLRYMDKPSKDGSSKDSWYSGIGNIDVHYSSGVANHFYYLLSEGSGAKVINGVSYNSPTSDGLPVAGIGRDKASLIWFKALTTKFTTTTNYAAARTGTLAVAGELYGTTSAEYAAVAHAWAGVNVGSRPGGGGGTDFENTTDVAIPDNGAAVTSSVNVTGRTGNAPSALKVGVDIVHTWRGDLVVDLVAPDGTNYRLKNSSSSDSADNIVATYTVDASSEVANGTWKLKVQDVAAYDTGRINSWKLTFP